The nucleotide window GACTTGcttttttctgggttttcagATCATTTGGAGAACTCTTTTTTTTCACTGTTCaaaactttggggggggggggggaagagggcaGAGAACACATTAGATTACCATggcagagaggagggggaggagggggcacCGTACACATTAGACTGTGATGGCAGAGGGTAGGGCTTGGCTTTTTTCCTTTAACTGGGGAATTCGGAACTGTCTCTATCATCTTTAAAGACTAGTTGGCAGGCTTGGCAGATTTCCTTGGCACTTTGGGGGGTACTCTAGGACCCCTTTCATTCCTTGATGTGGTGAGGTTTGTGTTAACAGCAGCAGCCCTAGACAGTACTAGCCGGATTGCTTTGTTTGAGGCCTCGGGGGAGAGACTCCACCCCAGcgtgggggaggggggtgggagagggggttGAAAAGGAAAGCGCTCCTGCTGATGCCCAAGCGTGGGTGGGCATTCAAAGACTCCAGTGGGTAAGGGGGTGGGGCAGACTTTACAACCATATAGGTGgggaggagacagacagaaaagggGCATCAAACCAGCAGGCTGCCTTGACTCCTCTCCTGATGTGCCTCTTTTCCTGCCAAGGGGGCACCCCAACTGCAGAGAAGCTAGCAAGGCTGACCAAATGGGCTTCCTTCACCAGAAGACATGTGGCTTCTTGCTTTTCGGGAGAGGTCTGCTGAGAACTCTCCCTGCTAGCCAAACCAGACCTTCGAGTTTTCACGGTTGGCACAGAGACACATTAGGGTCCATCCTGAGACCCAAGCAAATGCAATGTAAACCAAAGCAGTAACACCAAGAACACAAGTTATGGCAAAGGCGCCCGGCCCTCCAAAACCAGGCTTAGGTTGTTAGAGATGGTTTTGTGGTGTGGGCAGACTCGTGGACCAAACTGGGATCCACCAACAGTCTGTTCTCGTCCGTAATCTGAATTAAGCAATGAAGCCTGCTCTCTAGAGGGGAAGGAAGGCAAACTCGTCATTACATCAACTTCTAAGGATGGGACGACCTCCCATCTGCACTCCCCTTCTTTACCTGAAGCCTTTCCTGTGCTGTCCTAGGAAATTTAGAAATCCCTGAGCTGCCCTCTGTGCTTGAGAAGGACGTCAAGGTTGCAGTGGGGTGAGCAGGGGATGTGAAGGCCAAGGGCCTGCCTTTGAAGCTCTTCCTGGTGCTCTGGCCCCTGGGAAGCTGGCCacatctccatttcctcaaatgAGGTTGTGATGTTCCAGTGAAAACTGAGTCTGTCAAGAGTCCATCAAGTCCTCCCGAAGCATGCTGTTGAATTTGGGTCAGGGCTTCGTACGTATGGCCTTGTTGGATGGTAAACGTCCATGACCGAATTCTTGCAAGCTCCCCTGTACTACGAGACACGGAGAGAAATAAGATGTGTGTTCATGAAGCATCCTGAGAACAATTACAAGTGGAGAAAGCCCAGCTGAAATAAAGACATGCTAAGGGGGGAAATACagaataaaggagagagagagagtggagcTGGCGCTTAACTGGGAAAGCCATCCTGCAGTTAGCTCTGAACCGATGGCTAGAGGTTGGCAGGAGAGGACGGGACATTCTAGGACGTGCCTGGACCGAGGCTGACGTTAAGCAGTAAGCTGCTTGGTTTGGCCTAGCAGGCAGCTATTAGCCATTGTGCCTTTCTGATAGCACCTCCTAGATTCCTAGCTCAGGTACCCTTTTGGAGGAATAAGTTTGGGGCATTTTCCCTCCCTTCAAGTTAGCCCCCATTTCTTCTCCATAGGTGGAAATCAGAGTGGCATCATGTCTCGACGAAGCCAACGCCTGATCCGTTATTCTCAGGGTGATGACGATggtggtagcagcagcagcagcgctAGCAGCTCCCTGATGCTTGGCCAGCATGTCCCCTTTAAGGATAGTCCCCTCAGGTGAGCAGTGCCAGAGCAGTGCAGCAGTGCCTTACAGATCCCTTCCTGCCTCCATCTTTGATGGAGAGCTCACTCTGCTGCTTTCTTTCCCCACAACTGTGAGCATTTCCTGGCCCCATCACCATCTCTTCCCCTTCTACCACAAGCAGGGCTACTGCTGCCTTAACTGAGAACAGGAACAGGGAGGGGCAAGTCTGAGCATCCAGGAGGCCGGAAACCCTGAGGCTTGAAACTGGGCTCCGAACAAGCCCTCTCTGCTGCATAGCTCTTGGCCCTAACCCCAATGCCCATGGTCTCTCCTGTGAGTGGCAGGGCCTGGCAACATGAGCAAAGGGCCTCTCAGTGAGGAGGAGGCAGCTTTAGGTGGCCAGTAGCTTCTCTCCTGCCTTATCCTGGTTTTTTGATTTGGAAAGAGGCCCTCCGTGGACCATGGTAGCTGTggctttggtttttgttttgttttttaagcccttaccttctgacttagtagcgatttgaaggcagaagagtgacaagggctaggcaattggggcttagtgacttgcccaaggccacacagccaggaaatgtctgaggtcagatttgaacccaggatggcCCTCGTCCCCATCtcgggctctctatccactgagcctttgGGTGGGTGTCCAAAGCTGCCCCGTGGCTTTGTTCAAACGTGCCTCACACGCTGAAAAGGATTCaccattttaaagaataataataggaaAAAGAGGACTTTCGGTGCCCTTCATTCTGCAAAGTCTCCTCCTCTTGGCCAGTCCCCTTCTCTGCAGCTCCTCTCTAggtcctctctctcttccccttcctctttttgaTCCTCTCTTATCTTCATGTGTGGGGCCCCACAGGGCTCTGAGGAGGAAATCTGGCAGTATGAAGCGGCTCTCTCCTGCCCCACACCTGGGCTCGGCTTCCAAACCTCACACCTCGTACTACAGTGAGTCAGTGGTGAGCGAGTCTTACGGTCGGGGGCTCCGGGCCCCCTCTGTGACCAGGAGCTCCATCCTGCACGATCAGCTGGACAGCGACTCCTCCTGGAGTAAGTACCCCAGACTCTGCCCAGAGCGCTCCCCAGGAGCCTGGGTCTCATTAGTGAAGGGCTCCTCTCTGGCTCACACAGGGTGGGATCGGATCATCTCTCTGGTGCCTACCAGGCTTCTCTGGAAGCCCCGCACTCGGCCTCGGAGAGAGAACACTTTTCCAGGTCGCTGAAAGAATGACCATCCCTTCTAAGTCAGGACACGGCCCAGTTCACTCGGCCCATGAGCTAAGCCTGTGCTTTTTACCTGTTGGAATAGTTTCATCACAGTTTCAAGCATCAGCCCTTCTCATTTCATACAGAAACAGCAAATGGGCCAGATTTttgcccctcccccccttttttaaaaataaaattcactccATGCACTAGACCAGGGCTGAGATGTCCAAGTCCTGAAGAGGCCTTCCCGGCATCACCCCTTCTGGGCAGATGCCTGAGGGTCCTTTTTGGCTCACTTAAGATACCTCCCATGTTCTGTGGACAGGTGGAGACCTGATGGTAGGGAGGAGAAGAGGCATTGGAGGCCCCGAGAGTagcaaaattaatatacaaactGAGGACAAAATCTCCTACGACACATACGGCTCTTCGTCGGGGTATTCCTCTGAGGATGATTATTCAGGTAAGCTACATTGCCTCCTCTCTGTAACCATGAGCCACCCTGCAGCAGCTTAGGATGCTGAGAACAGACCGCCACCCCGGGCATGGCCCTCTGACGGGAAGGGCACCCCCACAACTGGGGCGGGCAATGGGTGTCTGACACAAGAAGAAAGAACTCTGCGATCCGGCTGTTGGAGGGCTCTTCTGGAGGCTTGGGAGGGTTGGAGCCTCGGCTGGTCCCAAGAGACACAAGAGGTCCGCCCACTTCGGGGTTCCTCATTTCCCCCCTGTCCCACACGGACCTTAGGTATGGACCAGCCCAGCTCTGTATCCAGACTAAGCAATGCCTTCTTCCAAGCTGGTGCTTTCCTGTGGATGGTGGTCACTTTTCCAGGTGGGTTCTGGGAGCGGGTGGCCACTGTGCCCAGGGTGCCCCCGTCCCTGTGCCAAGGGCATGTTCTAGCACAGTGGAGACAAGCCAAGCACAGACAGAGGTGGGAGGATCTGAGACTAGAAGAGTGAGAAGCATCTGCCGTGGGGCCCGAGGAGCTCTAGAGCAGGTTTGGGGCTCGGAGAGGGAACCCTCTGAACCCGTGCTGGGACTTTTACAGGTCGGCTCTTTGGCCTCTTCTACTGGTGGCTTGGCACGACCTGGTACCGCCTGACCACGGCTGCCTCCCTGCTGGACGTCTTTGTCTTAACCAGGTCAGTGAGGGTCCAGAAGCCAGAATCTACCATCTACTTGTCCTAGCACAGCCGGGGGTGGGTCAGCTCCGGCCCCATTTCATGGCTCTCCGCTTTCCAAGGAAGTGAGTTAGCTGTGAGCACAAGTGGCCCCCCTTCCTGACTCTGACCTCAGCCCAGTCTGCTCGTCAGAGGGCCTCAGTTGCCAGAGACCATCTCAACTTTAGGGCAGGAATCAAGACTTTTCTTCCCAGTGGTCATGCCATTCTTGCGGTTTCTCTGGGAAAAAGTGGAGGTAAAGTAGCCCAGCGGCTTCCAGGGCAGAAGCCAGGAGGCTCCAAGTCAGGCTGTGAGCTGAGACAAGACTCCTGGGCCAAAGTCTCGGAGCAGGGGGAGCAGCAGGCCTCAGCGGGACTGCCTTTGGCAGCTCTTTTAAGACCAAATTCACGAGGCCTAGAAGGACTTCTAAAAGAAGACTGCCCCATTCCTTAAAACAGCAACACCTTTCTGGTAGAATAACATGATCAGGACTGGCTAGAACAGGTGGGGAGACCTCAAAGAAAGGGCATCACGCCACTACACTTCAACATGACCTCCAGGGCTCTCCTCCCAAGGGCCCACCCTCTGGGCAGTTCTCTGGCCACTGAGGCTCCCTTCCTaacttctcctccttcttccctatgAAATCCAGGTGCTTTGCGTCCCTGAAAAAGTTGCTTCTGTCTTTTTTACTGATGTTGCTGTTGGCTTCACTTGCCTTTGGTAAGCCTTGTTGAGTGTTGAGTCCCTACAGAAGCctggtggggaaagggaagggtacAGACAAGATTTGGAAGATTGAGCTTAGACAGGGACTCTTTAGGGACACAGGACAAAAGCTCCTGAGAGATGGACAAGTTCCATCTACCCGCCTGAGTAATTTCAGCAGACCTTTATGGGGCACCGTCTATATGCAGGCTCTGCTCTGTCCTGCTACCTTAAATGCACCTCGGGTGGCCACTGGCACCCTGGAGTTCCTGAGGACCTTGAGGACAGTGATAGAGGCTAAATCAGGAACGAATCCATTTTCTGTCCCCTTCCCAACTCTCTGAGCAGGACATGATCAGCACCAGCTCTGGATCTTTTGAGGCTCAAAAATGGGTGAGGACGGACAGAGTGGTTTTTGGGCGTGAGCCCTGACATCATTCAGCCTATACTGTGAGTTCAGGAGCACTGAAAAGCCTGGCTTGGGAAGGATGATGCCACAAGGAGATGGTAACCGGAGGCAGCCTTTAGGTGGCATCTTTGTAAAGAGGATCATGGTCCTCATTGAGAAAAGACAGAGCTGGGTGCTGACCAAGCTTTGGACCAGAAGGCAGGTCTCTGGGTTCTATTAACACACCCCCTCACTAgcctattcttttccttttcccatgatCCAAAAGTATACAGATTACTTTTGAGAGGGTGGGGAGAAGGAATTGTATTCTGAAGGCTTTCGGGGTAGTCCATCCCCTGTCTGCGGCCAGGTCAAATCTTGCATTGTACTCGGCCCAGATGTAGGTCCTCGCCTTGAACTTCCTGCCCTTTAAGTAGAACCTGTTGCCTTGTTGCCTCAGCCTGAGCTTTAATTCACCTTTCCTCTCGGTGCTAGGTGCTTGGTATTTCTATCCCTACGGACTGAAGACCTTCCACCCTGCTGTGTTTTCCTGGTGGGCAGCAAAGGGAGGCAACAAGCGAGAGGTATGGGAGCCTGTGGACTCCAACTCCTATTTCAAGGTGAGTGCCTCGAGGGGCCTCTTCACAACCCTTTTCATTCCTCTCAACCCCAACAGTAATGCCacccagcatttattaagcatggcCTACAAATACCTCCCCCTCCCGCcctcacacacagacacagaccctgctctcaaggagctcatagtcttgATGAGAGACAAAACTAGTTACAAAGAGATTTAAACAGGACAGGTGGGAGCTGGCCAGCAGAAGGGATTGGCACAGCTTTTTCCTGTACAGAGCCCATACATACTCTTGTCATCCCCTCCCTGGACCTTGGCCTGGCAGGACCCCCCAGGGTCAACTCTGTAGCACCATGAGGCATCCGATCCTGCAGGGCCAAGCAGGATTAGCCATAGAAAGGTTGTTAtggttttttcccattttatttaaacccttaccttctgacttagaatcaacactatatattggttccaaggcagaagggtggtaaaggctaggttaagtgacttgcccatgatcattcagctatctgaggtcaaatttgaacccagaacctcccatctctaggccttgctctcaatccactgagctatccagctgctcccttttattcatttgttaatgaacaaaaatctatttttcccttccacccaaacaaaaaaataaaataaaaactcccttgtaacaaatatgcatagtcaagcaaaaaccAGTCCATCATGGACCATGTCTAAAAGACGTCTGTCTCCTCGAGGCCCGAGTCAGAAGTTGGATCGTTTGTCTGGCAGAACAATACTGGTCATGGCAATGTCCAGAGTTCCAAAGGTTTTCCAAGCTGTTTGTCTTTGTAAGGTTGTTGTGGGTCAGttgttctcctatttctgctttCAGTCCATatgagtcttcccaggtttctcccAAAACCCcgtccttcatcatttcttagagcacattGGTATTCCATTGCATTCGCCCACCATGacctgttcagccatttcccagtcaaCAGGCACCCCCTTAGGAGCTGCCCTGGCTTTGCCACAACAAACAAGCAGCTGTCAGGATTCCTGTTGTAGTGATGTCCCCAGGtcagtttagtgactttggggCTCAATTCCTACTTGCTAACAGAATGACTGGATAACTTGCAGTTCCAACAGAAGGCCATTATAGGGCTTCTTTTCCCATAGCCCCTCTGAAGTGTCAGTTCCCCTTTTGTCCCCTTTGCCAGTCCAACAGGTGGGAGGTAGAGCCCTGGAGCTGCCTTCATggacatttctcttttttgttcataTGTTGTCAATAGTTTgtatttcttctcttaaaaaatattttttcttaaccctcattgcctagctcttgccactcttctgtcttggaaccaaacatagtattgattctaagatggaaggtgagagttattaaaaaagaagaaaaaaatgtttatatcctttggccattacCTACTGGGGAATTAGCCACAAACATCTGATGGGAAAACAAATCGGCagatccttttattttttgttcttccaatagCTTGGTGTGTCAGCTCTGTGTTCCATCATTTTTACCTAaattattgaatttcattttggtCCTAGCTGAACATTTATTTCATTACTCTCCTGTTACTGTTGCTTGAAGTAGTCCTGTCATCCTGTCATCTACAGTTTTCACATGCTAGACCATTCCTAAATAGATTATTCAATTCAGGGTTATTAGAGTCATTTCCCCAGCCTACAGAACATGATGCCATGTCTTTGATTACTCCTGCGGGCAGTTTTTTATTCTTGTTCGGCCCAACACtgataagctttttaaaaaacccttgtcttaaactcaacatgaagtattggttccaatgcagaatcaagggctaagcaattgaggttaagtgacttgcccagagtcacacagctgggaagtgtctgaggctagatttgaaccctgggcctcctgactccagtcctggctttCTAATCCActagccacttagctaccccaccATTGGTCCTCTTTGCAAATTCCATGAGACAGGATTTGGTGCCATACTAGAGGCTAAATAATTGGGATTCCTCTAACTCTTATACAAATACATTTGctaggaaaggaaaaacaaaactctgattttgagattttttccaaaattattttacttttcttgctATCCAGACCCCCTTTTCAGCCTTAATCTCCACTCTGGGAAGGAAGAGTATAGGAGATAGTAGAAACTGTCAAATAATcctgtatttttaaataatataaccTCCAGTCTTTCTCTTGTGTGtctgggagggagaaagtgtGCCTCTCCATGGCCATGCTGGTCTTTTCCCTCTAACTATCCACTATCCCCCAAGTTCTCTTTCCTTTACCCTTCTACTGTCTGCCAAAGAAATGGGTCCTACCCACTGGGCATCCACACCTGGCCAGGAAAATGGGGCTCCAGAGGGATCAGGAAGAATTCTGGGTACGGTCTGTTCCTGTAGTCCTGCAGCTGCCCCATGGGGTAGAAAAATGACCCGGGGGGGGGATGTTTTCTGGACTTTCCTGATCAGAATGTAGTCTGGTGGGGTTTTTTTCTAGGTGGTTATGGTAGTAGTGGCCTGGGTGGGCTCTCTATCCATcatccacctagctaccccatcaTTGGTACTCTTGTAAACTCCATGAGACAAGATTCAATGCCATCCTGGAGGCCAACACtccctctgccatcttggctctgcccctggtGCTGTGCAATCCCAAGGCATTTGGGAGAGGAGGCACCTTCTGAACAATTGGCCTCCTTTGGCCCTGTGCCTCTCAGAGGTCTCCAAGCCAGCCTTTTGCTCCGGAAACTTGTGAGGAGGTGTCGCGCCTTTAAGCCTCTCTGCAGTTCCTGCCTTGTAGTCTTTCTCCCGTCCTGGCTAGCTCAGGCCAGGCCCTTTGtcactctcctggattgctgaagCAGGCTTCAGAGTGGTCTCGTCTGGCTTCCTTCAGGCTCCCGTCAAAGGAATATTCCTTAAGCACAGAGCTGACTGCGTGCATTCCCTCCCCACTGTCTCCTGGGGCAAGCAGACAACCTCTGGCTTTTCAGGCTGTGCTGCTGAGTGCCGGCCTAGCTTTCCAGCCTTAGCCTCCTTGGGCCGTCCCCATTTGCTCTCCTAGTCAGTGACTACTACAGTGGCTGCCCACTCTGGTGGGAGGGAATTCTTTCTGGATTCTCCCTCAGACAGAGCTCTGGGCCCATCTTGAGCCTGAAGCCTCTCCTGGACACACACCCTGCCCAAGCTCGGGCCCTTTCTTCCACTTAGTATTTAGGAAGTACAGGCCATGTGTCAGGCGTGGGGCCCAGGGAGGGTTCTAATGGGGAGACCAAAAATACAGCCAGCATGAGTGTCACGTGACTAGACGCATGCAGTCTTCCCCCTTAGAACGGGAGGTCCTTGTGGGTAAGATCAGCTTCGTTCTTGGCTCCTGGGCCCCAGCACCCATCCCAGTGCCTGGCCCATGAGAGGGACTTAATCAGGGCTGGTGGATTGAGTCTGTTGGCCACTGGGCCTCGTTCCTCCTCCCGAGAGACTCTTGGTGTGTTTTCCCCAAGGCTGAACAGCATATCCTGTCAAGGGTACACGCTCTAGAAAGGCGCCTGGAAACTGTGGCTTCCGAATTCTCTGCCCTTTGGCAGAAGGAGGCAACCAGGATGGAGCACCTGGAACTACGGCTACAGCAAGGGGCCAGCGGAAATGGAGGGGTGAAAGGCCTGAGCCAGGAGGACAGCATGATCTTCTTGGAGGGCCTGTGGAGCCGCAGAGAAGCTGTTCTGAAGGAAGAATGTCGCAGAAATGCCATGACCCACATCCAggtgaggagaagggaggagcTGCCCTCCTGCTCAGGCCACGGCCCCTAGGACCCACCTTCTCTCCTTGGGGAAGAGATCTTGAGGTGAGGTGGACTTGCCAAGGCCTGCAGAGTTCTCTGGGGCTTGTTGAGCCCATTTCTTTTCTGTGCCCCCCAGGAAGAGCTCACCATTCTGAGGGCAGAATATCAGCAATATTTGGATAACCAAAAGAAGATTATTCAAGCATTCCAGGTAAGCAGCAGAGACAGTGGGGTGGGCATCTGGGGCATTCTGGCATTTGCCTAATGTTCTGGCCAAATTCACTTGTTGACTGGAAGTATCTTAGATTTGCATTTGACTTTGGTCAGGCTGAGAGATGGCCACTTAGCAAGGCTACCTGCGGAGATGGGCCCAGACCTCCTTCTCTGAAGTCTGTGGAAGGAGCTTACTGATCTAAAGCAAACATGGGCCTCTTGCCAGCAGTCTCACTATCAGGTCTTCAAGGAAAGGGGCTCCTTGCTGGAATCCCttcaatgtgccaagcactgttgtTGTGTGAAAACTAAGAGATCCAGCCATGCATTAAAAGTAGGAAAGGATAAAACTCGGTGAGAGGAACGTGACTTACAAGCCAAGTTTAAAACTTCTCTAGGGGAGCAAGATGTGACCTCACTGCACTGAGAAAAGAGGTTCCTGCCTAATCTCCTGAGCTCAGGTCCTTCTCCAATGACTCCTCCAGGCAGCTGATCTGGAAAAGCTTAGAACCCAGGCCTAATGCTAAGACTAGTCACTGGCTTAGTACCTGCAAGGAGCAGCAGGCCActtccatgttggtgaacctatggggaggggggggcgCCACTCAGAGCTGGGGTACGTGAGCCATTGTTCCAGcactagagttcattactagaaagctagagggCTTCCTCTCTCCACACAGTTTCCAGTTTGGGCACTCtggctctaaaaggttcaccatcactgctatagaccaaGGTCAGGATTTGGAGAGCCAACCAGCACTTTCCACCTCAGTAGATGGAGGGTGGGCCCCAGAGGAGGCCACAGGCCCTCCAAGGGCCAAGCTGatgtttaaattttcttctactaGGACTTGGAAAGCAGATTCCTCCAGCTCAAGTCTGAGTGGCAGAGGTGAGGCTGGCCCCTGCGTGGAGACCTGACTggcaaagagaagaggagggagagggtgaAAGCTAAACAAAGAACCCCACCACTGAggcttggggggaggaggggaatcaATAGAGCCCTTGAAGTAAGAACCAGAAGTCTTAGGTTTGAGTGACGAGGATCGTGACTGGTAAAGACCTCAGAGGCCAGAGGCCAAACCCTTCATAGGGTGAACCAGtgccctcttctttgtctccatctgTGTGACTGTCTGGTGGTTGATCTCGATCTTCTTCCCGTCTTTGACTAGTCTGAGCCAAGAAGAGGCCAGCCAGAGGCAAGCAGCCATGGAGGCCCTACAGCATGACGTGAGTTTGTGCCCTCTGGTAGGATCGGGGATCCTGCCCGGGATGGGTCATGCCACCTAGGCCCCTCGCTCCCAGCCAGGCAGCTGCTGCGGGGCCCCTCTTCCGGCGTATCCCCAGTAGCCTCAACCACACTTCCCAAAAGCTCGGTCTAAAAAGGGGACTTTTCGACATTGAAGTGTGCTTCTCCTTTGTGTCCAGAGTGGgacatttctcatctgtaaaatggcaccAATAgggcccctccctccctccctcccagacaGTCAAATGCGCTATTTGAAGATCCCAAAGTGGCTGATCAGTGCCTGTCACGGCCATCCCTTCCTGGGCAACCCCAGTCCAGACCCCTCGGGCCTCCCATCCACAAAGGCCCTATCCAGGCCCCTCACTTCTggcctttttccttctttgcttcagcTGAGCTCCTTCTCTGTTGGATTCTAGGTAGAGTCTCGGGGACAGGAGATGCAGGCCATGGTGCAAGCTCAGCTGCGGGACCTGGAGCACAGAATCCTCACACAAATGGCAGAGGAACAGGGGAAGTTTGTCAGGGAAACTGCTGCCCAGGTGGAGCAGACCCTTGACAAGGAAGGAGTGGCTGGGATAACGGAGGAGGTGAGGCCGGGCGAGGGCCGCAGGGGGGTGGGCAGCGAGTTCAGGCCAAGCCGGGTAGTCTGAGCCCGCGGCGTCCATGCTTGTTGTTTAGAAAGTACACCGTATCGTGAACCAGGCCCTGAAGCGCTACAGTGAAGACCGCATTGGGTTGGTGGACTATGCCCTGGAGTCTGGAGGTAGGCAGCCCCTGGGAAAGTGGCCAGGCCAGAAGGAGGGGGCTCTGGGGCCCGCCTGCCTGCTGCGGTGTCTAGGTGTCTAGGCACACCAGGCTTCCCGGAGGACTGACTGGAAAATCGGGATGCCCATGAGGGTAGGGCCCAGGAAGGGCGGGCAAAGGGCGTTTAGGAGGCTGATGCACCTCCTCGGTGAGGGCCGACCCGTGCCCCGTCAGCGTCCTGCCCCTCTTGATGCCCGTGTTGCGCTTACAGGGGCCAGCGTGATCAGTACCCGCTGCTCGGAGACCTACGACACCAAGACGGCCCTTCTTAGTCTGTTTGGCATCCCTTTGTGGTACCGTTCCCAGTCCCCAAGGGCCATCCTCCAGGTACGTCCCCCAGCTTGCTTCTCCGCCTGGGAGGAGGAGGACCCTTTGGCTTCCCTCCCCAACATAAGCCTGGCCCAGCCAGAGGGAGCAGCTCCATGACAGGGATCCGCTGTGACAGCCGCCTGCCTCTGACCTGCCTTGTCTTCTGCCCACAGCCAGACGTCTACCCTGGCAATTGCTGGGCATTCCAGGGAACCCAGGGCTTTGCTGTGATTCGGCTGTCTGCTCTCATCCGCCCCACTGCCGTCACGTTGGAGCACGTGCCCAAAGCCCTGACCCCCATCAGCAACATCCCCAGCGCCCCCAAGGACTTCATCATCCTCGTGAGTATCCGAGCCTGAACTCCTCCCCAGGCTTACAGCGGCTGAAAGCACTTCCTTAACAGCAGCATTGTGAGGCAGGGAATGGAAGAtgggcccattttacagatggcctCCTGAGTCCATGCATGGCCAGTTCtcctctcctccacctcctcctagGAGGAACCAGGAAAGGCCGATAATAGCCATCAGAACCACCAAAATTCAGTGCCTCAGCGCACTGCCTCTAGGATGCCGGGTGTCCCCTGCATGAAGCCATGCAGGGGACGGTGATGCCCATTCCCCAGGGCATCACTTCCTCAGGGCACACAGGGGTGACCCCATAAGGTCTGGGAGAAAAGATGGAGTCAGAGAAGGTGAAAATGGGGCCTGAATCCCAATAAAGATGCCCAAATGGAGGCTCCTGTGGG belongs to Gracilinanus agilis isolate LMUSP501 chromosome 5, AgileGrace, whole genome shotgun sequence and includes:
- the SUN2 gene encoding SUN domain-containing protein 2 is translated as MSRRSQRLIRYSQGDDDGGSSSSSASSSLMLGQHVPFKDSPLRALRRKSGSMKRLSPAPHLGSASKPHTSYYSESVVSESYGRGLRAPSVTRSSILHDQLDSDSSWSGDLMVGRRRGIGGPESSKINIQTEDKISYDTYGSSSGYSSEDDYSGMDQPSSVSRLSNAFFQAGAFLWMVVTFPGRLFGLFYWWLGTTWYRLTTAASLLDVFVLTRCFASLKKLLLSFLLMLLLASLAFGAWYFYPYGLKTFHPAVFSWWAAKGGNKREVWEPVDSNSYFKAEQHILSRVHALERRLETVASEFSALWQKEATRMEHLELRLQQGASGNGGVKGLSQEDSMIFLEGLWSRREAVLKEECRRNAMTHIQEELTILRAEYQQYLDNQKKIIQAFQDLESRFLQLKSEWQSLSQEEASQRQAAMEALQHDVESRGQEMQAMVQAQLRDLEHRILTQMAEEQGKFVRETAAQVEQTLDKEGVAGITEEKVHRIVNQALKRYSEDRIGLVDYALESGGASVISTRCSETYDTKTALLSLFGIPLWYRSQSPRAILQPDVYPGNCWAFQGTQGFAVIRLSALIRPTAVTLEHVPKALTPISNIPSAPKDFIILGLNEDLQQEGAALGYFTYDQNGEPIQTFHLQSNNTAIYQVVELRILSNWGHPEYTCIYRFRVHGEPAY